One region of uncultured Methanolobus sp. genomic DNA includes:
- a CDS encoding 50S ribosomal protein L2 — protein sequence MGKRLISQNRGAGTPTYRAPSHKYKAALKHPRVDEEGTLLGTVVEITHDPARSAPVVKVSFENGEERLILAPEGIAVGDEIACGISAEIKPGNILPLAEIPEGIPVCNIESKPNDGGHFARASGTYATVVSHDRGKTVVRMPSGEMKWLNPKCRATIGIVAGGGRVDRPFLKAGKKYHKMKTRAAKYPRVSGIAMNAIDHPYGGGNRKHPGKPTTVGRNAPPGRKVGQIAARRTGKR from the coding sequence ATGGGTAAAAGACTTATATCACAAAACAGGGGTGCTGGAACACCTACGTACAGGGCTCCATCACACAAGTATAAAGCTGCACTTAAACACCCTCGTGTCGATGAAGAAGGCACATTGTTAGGTACAGTTGTTGAGATTACACACGATCCGGCTCGTTCAGCACCGGTTGTCAAAGTTTCTTTTGAGAACGGTGAAGAGCGCCTGATCCTTGCTCCTGAAGGTATAGCAGTAGGTGACGAGATAGCCTGCGGAATTTCAGCTGAGATCAAACCCGGTAACATCCTGCCCCTTGCAGAGATCCCGGAAGGTATTCCAGTCTGTAACATTGAGTCCAAGCCAAATGACGGCGGACATTTCGCACGTGCATCAGGAACTTATGCAACAGTTGTTTCCCACGACCGTGGTAAGACAGTTGTCCGGATGCCATCAGGTGAGATGAAGTGGTTAAATCCTAAATGCCGTGCAACAATTGGTATCGTTGCTGGTGGTGGAAGGGTGGACAGGCCTTTCCTCAAGGCAGGTAAGAAGTACCACAAGATGAAGACGAGAGCTGCAAAGTATCCTCGTGTATCAGGTATTGCTATGAACGCCATTGATCACCCATATGGTGGAGGTAACCGTAAGCATCCTGGTAAGCCAACAACAGTTGGAAGGAACGCACCTCCTGGACGTAAGGTAGGTCAGATAGCAGCACGCAGGACCGGAAAACGTTAA
- a CDS encoding 50S ribosomal protein L23 encodes MTVIKYPFITEKAMMLLDDNKLQFIVDSRANKMQIKADVMKMYGFPVLSVCTMSTMKGLKKAIVTFEGTEAAHEIATRIGLM; translated from the coding sequence ATGACCGTCATCAAATATCCATTTATTACTGAAAAGGCAATGATGCTGCTGGATGACAACAAACTCCAGTTTATTGTTGACTCCCGCGCAAACAAGATGCAGATCAAGGCCGATGTAATGAAGATGTACGGATTCCCTGTTTTATCAGTCTGTACAATGAGCACAATGAAAGGTCTGAAGAAAGCTATCGTTACTTTCGAAGGCACAGAAGCAGCCCATGAGATAGCGACCAGAATAGGTCTGATGTGA
- a CDS encoding 50S ribosomal protein L19e, protein MTDLTNQKRIASEVLGCGVNRVWLDPEAGEDIAVAITRADVRELIEAGSIKAIPVKGVSRGRARVRDAKRKYGHRKGHGKRKGKKGARNPRKEQWMKKIRALRKELKQMREDGSLDRATYCKVYRKAKGGEYRSVAHLKAHLESEKLIKHEE, encoded by the coding sequence ATGACTGATCTTACTAACCAGAAAAGGATCGCTTCTGAAGTACTTGGTTGTGGCGTTAACAGGGTATGGCTTGACCCTGAAGCAGGAGAAGATATCGCAGTGGCTATCACAAGGGCTGATGTCCGTGAACTCATTGAAGCTGGCAGCATCAAGGCTATTCCTGTAAAGGGTGTAAGCCGTGGTCGTGCAAGAGTAAGAGATGCCAAGCGTAAGTATGGACACCGTAAAGGACACGGTAAGAGGAAAGGTAAAAAGGGCGCGCGCAATCCTCGCAAAGAGCAGTGGATGAAGAAGATCCGTGCTCTGAGAAAGGAACTCAAACAGATGCGTGAAGATGGCTCATTGGACAGGGCAACCTATTGTAAGGTTTACCGCAAGGCAAAGGGTGGAGAATACCGCAGTGTAGCTCACCTTAAAGCACACCTTGAGTCAGAGAAGCTCATTAAGCACGAGGAATAA
- a CDS encoding 30S ribosomal protein S14, which translates to MVQTTKSFGRGASECKRCGRKQGLVRKYGIYLCRHCFREVAHDMGFEKYT; encoded by the coding sequence ATGGTTCAAACCACTAAGAGCTTTGGAAGAGGAGCAAGTGAATGCAAGAGATGTGGAAGAAAACAGGGTCTTGTAAGGAAATACGGTATTTACCTTTGCAGACACTGCTTCCGTGAAGTTGCCCACGATATGGGATTTGAGAAGTATACGTGA
- a CDS encoding 50S ribosomal protein L32e: protein MDDKTKRLFKVRKVQKHKKPQFKRTDSHKYKRLDDNWRRPRGLQGKQRKGIRAKGAIAQVGYGSPAAVKGLHPSGYAEVLVCTISQLDDVNVETEAIRVAAKVGGRKKAIIEAKAAELSIKVLNPTRGEQND, encoded by the coding sequence ATGGATGATAAAACTAAACGCCTTTTTAAGGTAAGGAAAGTCCAGAAGCACAAAAAACCTCAATTCAAAAGAACAGACAGCCACAAATACAAGCGTCTGGATGACAACTGGAGGCGTCCAAGAGGTCTTCAGGGTAAACAGCGCAAGGGCATCAGGGCAAAGGGCGCTATCGCACAGGTAGGCTACGGGAGTCCTGCTGCTGTAAAGGGCTTACACCCATCCGGATATGCAGAAGTTCTTGTTTGCACAATCTCACAGCTTGACGATGTCAATGTGGAGACAGAGGCAATCAGGGTCGCTGCAAAGGTCGGTGGCAGAAAGAAGGCAATTATTGAGGCAAAGGCTGCAGAGCTTTCAATCAAGGTACTCAACCCGACAAGAGGTGAACAGAATGACTGA
- a CDS encoding uL15m family ribosomal protein, whose product MTSKKTNTKKFRGSRTCGGGTTKNRRGAGNRGGRGRCGENKHHFSRAVLLGYRRGHQRGFTRPLKVLNDTSIVNVGELDELADQLVEDGFAELQDGTYVIDLAVLDIDKVLGSGKVSKKLAITAAEFSASAKEKIESAGGSCTELEE is encoded by the coding sequence ATGACATCAAAGAAAACCAACACAAAGAAGTTCAGAGGTTCACGCACATGCGGTGGCGGAACAACCAAGAACAGACGTGGTGCAGGTAACCGTGGTGGAAGGGGTAGATGTGGTGAGAACAAACACCATTTCTCCCGTGCAGTACTACTGGGATACCGCCGTGGACACCAGAGAGGATTTACCCGTCCATTGAAGGTCTTAAATGATACTTCAATTGTTAACGTCGGTGAGCTTGATGAACTTGCAGATCAGCTTGTTGAAGACGGTTTCGCAGAACTTCAGGATGGCACATATGTCATCGATCTTGCTGTCCTTGATATTGACAAGGTTCTTGGATCAGGTAAGGTATCAAAGAAGCTCGCTATCACAGCAGCTGAATTCTCTGCCAGTGCAAAAGAAAAGATTGAAAGTGCAGGAGGATCTTGCACAGAACTAGAAGAGTAA
- a CDS encoding 50S ribosomal protein L5, whose protein sequence is MRTPVVEKVVVHMGVGESGQHLVDAEGILGEITGQTVVRTYSKRTLPAFGIKKNEPIGCKVTLRSGRAEEFLKTALNIVESKLRSSQFDKYGNVAFGIEEHTDFPGMRYDPNIGIFGMDVNVVVNRPGYRINKRRIVKRKVPTSHRITKEDTIAFFKDTYSVEVI, encoded by the coding sequence ATGAGAACACCTGTAGTTGAAAAGGTAGTTGTTCACATGGGTGTTGGCGAAAGTGGTCAGCATCTTGTCGATGCTGAAGGCATTCTCGGTGAGATTACCGGACAGACAGTTGTAAGAACTTATTCAAAGAGGACTCTTCCGGCATTTGGTATCAAGAAGAATGAACCAATCGGATGCAAGGTTACACTCAGGTCTGGCCGTGCAGAAGAGTTCCTTAAGACAGCACTTAATATTGTAGAGAGCAAGCTCAGATCATCCCAATTCGATAAATACGGGAATGTTGCCTTTGGAATAGAGGAACATACTGATTTCCCAGGGATGAGGTATGATCCGAACATCGGTATCTTTGGTATGGATGTCAATGTTGTAGTAAACCGCCCGGGTTACAGGATCAACAAGAGAAGGATAGTCAAGAGGAAAGTCCCAACTTCTCACAGGATTACAAAAGAGGATACAATTGCTTTCTTCAAAGACACATACTCCGTGGAGGTAATTTAA
- a CDS encoding 30S ribosomal protein S4e, producing the protein MGKHQKRISVPNSWQISKKSNKWITATRPGPHNKQQSIPLGVVLRDMLGIVDTRAEAKRILSEGKVLVDGIIRKDLRFPVGLLDVITIPLENVAYRVLLDRKGRLEVHKLEDTNANKLCRINGKTILKAGAIQLNLNDGTNLVGSNDYKTKDSLILSLPDKEIVKHIKYEVGNLAMIVGGRHTGEIGTIKEINTVRSSRHNTVSISGDYEFETIEDFVVVIGEKEPEIKLGGEVVE; encoded by the coding sequence GTGGGCAAACATCAGAAAAGAATATCTGTCCCAAACAGCTGGCAGATATCAAAGAAATCCAATAAATGGATCACAGCAACAAGGCCAGGTCCACATAACAAGCAGCAGAGCATTCCTCTGGGTGTAGTTCTCAGGGACATGCTGGGTATTGTAGATACCCGTGCAGAAGCAAAGCGTATTCTTTCCGAAGGTAAAGTGCTTGTTGATGGTATTATCAGAAAGGACCTCAGGTTCCCTGTAGGTCTTTTGGATGTAATTACAATCCCCCTTGAGAATGTGGCATATCGTGTGCTTCTGGACCGCAAGGGAAGGCTTGAAGTTCACAAGCTTGAGGATACAAATGCAAACAAGCTTTGCAGAATCAATGGTAAGACCATATTAAAGGCCGGAGCTATACAGCTTAATCTTAACGACGGTACAAACCTTGTAGGTTCTAACGACTACAAGACAAAGGATTCACTTATCCTCTCACTGCCTGACAAGGAAATTGTCAAGCACATCAAATATGAGGTAGGTAACCTTGCTATGATCGTCGGTGGGAGACATACCGGAGAGATCGGAACCATCAAGGAAATCAACACTGTAAGAAGTTCCAGGCACAACACTGTCTCAATTTCCGGTGACTATGAGTTTGAGACAATCGAGGACTTTGTAGTTGTAATCGGTGAGAAGGAGCCTGAGATTAAATTAGGTGGTGAGGTAGTTGAGTAA
- a CDS encoding 30S ribosomal protein S17, with translation MVKDIGLDVPAPEEECDDVNCPFHGELPVRGQVLVGTVVSNKMDKTVVIQRKHEMLIKKYQRYEKRQSKIHAHNPPCIDAKVGDVVTVAECRPLSKTKSYVVIKAEAQE, from the coding sequence ATGGTTAAAGATATTGGATTGGATGTCCCTGCTCCCGAAGAGGAGTGCGATGATGTCAATTGTCCTTTCCACGGAGAACTTCCGGTTCGCGGACAGGTCCTTGTAGGGACTGTTGTCAGCAATAAAATGGACAAGACAGTGGTTATCCAGCGTAAACATGAAATGCTGATCAAAAAGTATCAGAGATACGAGAAGAGGCAATCCAAGATCCACGCACACAACCCTCCATGCATTGATGCAAAGGTTGGAGATGTTGTGACAGTGGCAGAATGCAGGCCTCTTAGTAAGACAAAATCATATGTAGTCATCAAGGCGGAGGCACAGGAATGA
- a CDS encoding 50S ribosomal protein L18, which translates to MATGPKYKVAFRRRREGRTDYHQRLRLLLSKEDRVVVRKSSRHMQVQLVAPKPEGDVTLSAALSTELKKYGYDAPTGNTTAAYLTGLLFGYRALSKGYDYGVLDLGLQASSSGSRVYATLKGIVDAGFEIPHDSSVLPSDERIRGEHVAEYMEDSNLPELFDAVKEKISAEFN; encoded by the coding sequence ATGGCAACAGGACCCAAATACAAAGTTGCTTTCAGGCGACGAAGAGAAGGGCGTACTGATTACCACCAGAGACTCAGGTTACTCCTTTCAAAGGAAGACCGTGTGGTAGTACGTAAAAGTTCAAGGCACATGCAGGTCCAGCTTGTAGCTCCAAAACCTGAAGGGGATGTAACCCTTTCAGCTGCACTTTCAACAGAACTTAAGAAATACGGGTACGATGCACCAACCGGAAATACAACAGCAGCGTATCTCACAGGACTGTTGTTCGGTTACAGGGCACTGAGCAAGGGATATGATTACGGTGTTCTCGATCTGGGACTCCAGGCATCATCATCCGGATCACGTGTATATGCAACCTTGAAAGGCATCGTAGATGCAGGATTCGAGATTCCTCATGACTCATCTGTTCTTCCTTCAGATGAGAGAATAAGAGGAGAACACGTAGCAGAGTACATGGAAGACTCAAATCTGCCTGAACTGTTCGATGCAGTTAAGGAAAAGATCTCTGCAGAGTTCAACTAG
- a CDS encoding 30S ribosomal protein S8 translates to MVLLDPLADALSTIKNAEAIGKDSCIIKPASKLIGTVLKVMQDRGYVGEFEFVEDGKAGVYKVELIGRINKCGAIKPRYSVGAADFERWEKQFLPAKNFGTLILTTSNGVISQYEARENNVGGQLLAYVY, encoded by the coding sequence ATGGTATTATTAGATCCGCTTGCCGATGCTTTGTCTACAATAAAAAATGCCGAGGCAATTGGTAAAGATTCATGTATCATAAAACCCGCATCAAAGCTCATTGGAACCGTACTTAAGGTCATGCAGGACCGCGGATATGTCGGTGAATTCGAGTTTGTTGAAGATGGAAAAGCGGGAGTTTATAAGGTAGAACTTATTGGTAGGATCAACAAGTGTGGTGCTATCAAACCACGTTATTCAGTAGGTGCTGCTGACTTTGAAAGATGGGAAAAGCAGTTCCTTCCTGCAAAGAATTTCGGAACACTTATACTGACAACATCAAATGGTGTGATATCTCAGTACGAGGCTCGTGAGAATAACGTAGGTGGACAGTTACTTGCATATGTGTACTGA
- a CDS encoding 50S ribosomal protein L6, which yields MAKDIKKTIEIPEGVTVTIQGRLLSVTGPKGKTERNFWYPGIKIEVAGSEVIVDSAVMKKTQKAMVGTFASHVTNMIKGVTGGFEYRMKVVYSHFPMQLKVEGDRLMINNFLGEKKPRAAKILGETKVKASGDEVVVTGNNKEDVGQTAANIEQTTKIKRFDPRVFQDGIYTVEKIV from the coding sequence ATGGCAAAAGATATAAAGAAAACAATCGAAATCCCGGAAGGTGTAACCGTTACAATACAGGGTCGGCTCCTGTCAGTCACAGGCCCAAAAGGCAAGACTGAGAGGAATTTCTGGTACCCTGGTATTAAGATCGAGGTTGCAGGTTCAGAGGTCATTGTGGACTCAGCAGTCATGAAAAAGACTCAGAAAGCAATGGTCGGTACCTTTGCATCCCATGTCACAAATATGATCAAAGGTGTCACCGGGGGATTCGAATATCGCATGAAGGTCGTTTACTCTCACTTCCCTATGCAGCTTAAGGTTGAAGGGGACAGGTTGATGATCAACAACTTCCTTGGAGAGAAAAAGCCAAGGGCTGCCAAGATACTTGGAGAGACAAAGGTAAAAGCTTCAGGTGATGAGGTTGTTGTCACAGGTAACAACAAGGAAGACGTGGGCCAAACCGCTGCCAACATCGAGCAGACAACCAAAATCAAGAGATTCGACCCTCGTGTATTCCAGGACGGAATATACACTGTGGAGAAGATAGTGTAG
- a CDS encoding 30S ribosomal protein S3, which produces MAIEKKFVQEGYVKASMNEYFAKQLSRAGYGGMEINRTPMGTQITVYAEKPGMVIGKAGKVIRKLTRDIDRMYDIDNPQIDAQEVKKPELNAQMMASRLASSIERGWYFRKAGHNTLRAIMNSGALGCEIVISGKLTGARSRVEKLVDGYIKHAGKPVDDIVDEGFATAVKKLGTLGCKVRIIPPGAVLPDAFDIRTDVVDEAVEAVAPEAAKADVAELVDKESEGEVADEEETVEVAEETAEAEVAEETAEAEVAEETAEAEVAEETPAEGVEEEASEDQATEADDSIPVEDLGDEQRRLVDGIWQHKHEGYDYWHPVARVHKEG; this is translated from the coding sequence ATGGCAATAGAAAAGAAATTCGTTCAGGAAGGATACGTAAAAGCTTCAATGAACGAATATTTCGCAAAACAGCTCAGCAGAGCAGGCTATGGCGGTATGGAAATCAACCGTACCCCAATGGGTACCCAGATAACTGTGTATGCTGAAAAACCAGGTATGGTCATTGGTAAGGCTGGTAAGGTCATCCGCAAACTGACTCGTGACATCGACAGGATGTATGATATTGACAATCCACAGATCGATGCGCAGGAAGTAAAGAAGCCGGAACTTAATGCTCAGATGATGGCAAGCCGCCTTGCTTCTTCCATAGAAAGAGGCTGGTATTTCAGAAAAGCCGGTCATAATACCCTCAGGGCTATTATGAACTCCGGTGCACTGGGCTGTGAAATAGTTATTTCAGGAAAACTTACAGGTGCAAGGTCCAGGGTTGAGAAACTCGTTGACGGATACATTAAGCACGCTGGAAAACCTGTTGATGATATAGTAGACGAGGGTTTTGCAACAGCTGTAAAGAAGCTGGGAACCCTTGGATGTAAAGTAAGAATCATTCCTCCGGGTGCAGTATTACCTGACGCTTTTGATATAAGGACAGATGTTGTGGACGAGGCTGTAGAGGCAGTTGCACCAGAAGCTGCAAAGGCTGATGTTGCAGAACTTGTTGACAAGGAATCAGAAGGCGAGGTTGCTGACGAAGAGGAAACAGTAGAAGTTGCTGAAGAAACTGCAGAGGCAGAGGTTGCTGAAGAAACTGCAGAAGCGGAGGTTGCTGAAGAAACTGCAGAAGCGGAGGTTGCTGAAGAAACTCCAGCTGAAGGAGTTGAAGAAGAAGCAAGCGAAGATCAGGCAACAGAAGCTGATGATTCAATTCCGGTAGAGGATCTCGGAGATGAACAGCGCAGGCTGGTTGACGGTATATGGCAGCATAAACATGAAGGCTATGACTACTGGCACCCTGTTGCACGTGTTCACAAGGAGGGATAA
- the rplX gene encoding 50S ribosomal protein L24: protein MVSNQPRKQRKARYTAPLHIKQKYMGALLSKDLREKYGSRSASVVVGDTVKLMRGDHAGTTGKVEAISLKHGTIVVEGVTVSKADGTEVARPVYPSNVTITTLELKDKRREEVISNR, encoded by the coding sequence ATGGTATCAAATCAGCCAAGAAAACAGAGGAAGGCAAGATATACAGCTCCTCTGCACATCAAGCAGAAGTATATGGGTGCTCTCCTGTCAAAGGACCTCCGTGAAAAGTATGGATCCCGCAGTGCCAGCGTTGTCGTTGGCGACACAGTAAAACTTATGCGTGGCGACCATGCAGGGACAACCGGAAAGGTTGAAGCAATTTCCCTTAAACACGGTACCATCGTTGTTGAAGGTGTAACAGTTTCCAAAGCAGACGGGACTGAGGTTGCAAGACCGGTGTACCCTTCAAATGTGACGATCACAACCCTTGAATTGAAGGACAAACGCAGAGAAGAAGTTATCAGTAACAGGTGA
- a CDS encoding 50S ribosomal protein L30, with the protein MYALVRVRGDVNVRGTIKDTLQMIRLHKVNHCVLLADNPHNAGMIQKVKDYVAYGVIDADTLAEMLINRGRLEGGDRLTEEYIAENTDYDSIKALAQAVCDGNATLKDVPKLKPVFRLHPPRKGHSGMKRTVQQGGVLGNHGEDINKLLKKMR; encoded by the coding sequence ATGTACGCTTTGGTCAGAGTGCGCGGAGACGTCAATGTAAGGGGAACCATCAAGGATACCCTTCAGATGATCCGTCTGCACAAAGTTAACCACTGTGTCCTCCTTGCTGACAATCCTCACAATGCAGGAATGATCCAGAAAGTAAAGGACTACGTGGCATACGGTGTCATTGATGCTGACACACTTGCAGAGATGCTTATAAACCGTGGAAGGCTTGAAGGCGGTGACAGGCTCACTGAGGAATATATAGCTGAAAATACAGACTATGATTCCATCAAGGCTCTTGCACAGGCTGTCTGTGACGGTAATGCAACCCTTAAAGATGTTCCTAAGCTCAAGCCGGTATTCAGGCTCCATCCACCAAGGAAGGGTCACTCCGGTATGAAGAGAACAGTCCAGCAGGGCGGTGTACTGGGTAACCATGGTGAAGACATCAACAAACTGTTGAAGAAAATGAGGTAA
- a CDS encoding 50S ribosomal protein L22 has protein sequence MARIGYSTEMDPATSSKAMGSELHISPKKSRELGRAIKGMRTSVAQRYLEDVVIMKQAVPFKRHGDGTGHRKGPMASGRYPVKVAESFLKILENARSNAEYKGLDPEHMYIAHVAAKRGRVIHGMRPRARGRGSPSNTETVNVEIILNEVR, from the coding sequence ATGGCAAGAATTGGATATTCAACTGAAATGGACCCGGCTACAAGTTCTAAAGCTATGGGTTCTGAGCTTCACATCTCTCCGAAAAAGTCACGTGAACTCGGTAGGGCGATCAAAGGTATGCGTACAAGTGTGGCCCAGAGGTACCTTGAAGACGTAGTGATCATGAAACAGGCAGTGCCTTTCAAGAGGCACGGCGATGGCACAGGTCACAGAAAAGGTCCAATGGCAAGCGGTAGGTATCCTGTAAAGGTTGCTGAGTCATTCCTCAAGATTCTGGAGAATGCCAGGAGCAATGCTGAATACAAGGGACTTGACCCGGAGCACATGTACATTGCACATGTTGCTGCAAAACGCGGACGTGTGATCCACGGTATGAGACCAAGGGCACGCGGACGTGGTAGTCCAAGTAACACAGAGACTGTGAACGTTGAGATTATTTTGAACGAGGTGCGCTAA
- a CDS encoding 50S ribosomal protein L14: MRGIRSTVPRALNAGAKIDCVDNTGARVVEIISVKGYRGVKNRHPRAGIGDMCVVSVKKGTPEMRKQILLAVIVRQKQELRRPDGLRVSFEDNAVVIVDKDGIPKGTDFKGPVAREAAERYPKIGTTASMVM; encoded by the coding sequence ATGAGGGGAATCAGATCTACCGTTCCACGTGCACTTAACGCCGGTGCTAAGATCGACTGTGTGGACAATACAGGTGCACGTGTAGTCGAGATTATCTCCGTAAAGGGCTACAGAGGTGTAAAGAACAGACACCCAAGGGCAGGTATAGGCGATATGTGCGTAGTTTCTGTGAAAAAAGGAACTCCAGAGATGCGTAAACAGATTCTCCTTGCAGTGATAGTACGCCAGAAGCAGGAGCTTCGTCGTCCGGATGGCCTTAGGGTTTCCTTTGAAGACAATGCAGTTGTCATTGTAGACAAGGATGGAATCCCAAAGGGAACCGATTTTAAGGGACCTGTTGCCAGAGAGGCTGCAGAGAGGTATCCAAAGATCGGTACAACAGCATCTATGGTAATGTGA
- a CDS encoding 30S ribosomal protein S19, with amino-acid sequence MAKKSSSRLPKRKGEFTYRGKTVAELVALDTDEFISMLPARERRTLKRGYTEGRKNVVQQLKDGKDNLKTHYRDIIIFPDMVGKTVEVYNGKSFVAFEIQPEMIGHRFGEFAPTRSRVSHGSAGVGATRSSKFVPLK; translated from the coding sequence ATGGCAAAAAAATCATCATCAAGATTACCAAAACGAAAAGGTGAATTTACCTACCGTGGAAAGACGGTAGCAGAACTCGTGGCTCTGGACACAGATGAGTTCATCAGTATGCTTCCTGCACGTGAGCGCCGCACTCTTAAAAGGGGCTACACAGAAGGCAGGAAGAATGTTGTCCAGCAGCTTAAAGATGGTAAAGACAATTTGAAGACCCACTACAGGGACATTATTATTTTCCCTGATATGGTCGGCAAAACTGTAGAAGTATACAACGGCAAGTCATTTGTGGCATTTGAGATTCAGCCTGAAATGATCGGACACAGGTTCGGAGAATTCGCACCAACCCGCTCAAGAGTATCTCACGGAAGCGCTGGTGTAGGAGCAACCCGTTCAAGCAAGTTTGTGCCACTTAAGTAA
- a CDS encoding ribonuclease P protein component 1, producing the protein MEITPSNLVLHELIGLQVEIAESSNPALKAISGKVVDETRNMLIIQTKERAEKMVQKNDTTFVFQIPAHLSGKHAERYVKVNGNLLLSQPENRTKNIRKVHMR; encoded by the coding sequence TTGGAGATCACTCCTTCAAATCTGGTCCTCCATGAACTAATCGGATTACAGGTGGAAATTGCAGAGTCAAGTAACCCTGCACTAAAAGCCATAAGTGGAAAAGTGGTCGACGAAACAAGAAATATGCTGATAATTCAGACAAAGGAAAGAGCTGAGAAAATGGTTCAAAAAAACGATACAACCTTTGTGTTTCAGATACCTGCCCACCTGTCCGGTAAACATGCTGAGAGGTATGTCAAAGTGAATGGAAACCTTCTGCTCTCACAACCTGAGAACAGAACAAAGAACATAAGAAAAGTACACATGAGGTAA
- the rpmC gene encoding 50S ribosomal protein L29 codes for MAILRMNEIRDMSPEERMDELDKMKDELIRERALSSAGGAPDNPGRIGELRRTVARIKTVQKEMKEI; via the coding sequence ATGGCAATTCTCCGTATGAACGAGATCAGGGATATGTCTCCGGAAGAAAGAATGGACGAACTTGACAAGATGAAGGATGAGCTCATTCGTGAGCGTGCTCTCTCATCCGCAGGTGGTGCTCCGGACAACCCAGGAAGAATTGGGGAACTCAGAAGGACCGTTGCAAGGATAAAGACCGTCCAGAAGGAAATGAAGGAGATCTGA
- a CDS encoding 30S ribosomal protein S5 yields the protein MAYQYEEEWVPQTRLGTLVQEGQITSMDEVIESGLPIRESKIIDILLPDLEDEVLDINMVQRMTDSGRRVKFRATVIVGNGNGFVGLGQAKDVQVGPAIRKAISNAKINIIKVKRGCGSWECACGLEHTVPSQVQGKAGSVLVELKPAPRGLGLAAGDTARKVLEKAGIKDVWTRTEGTTRTTLNFAKATFNALENTGVVRMPANLENKEA from the coding sequence ATGGCATATCAATATGAAGAAGAATGGGTTCCACAGACAAGACTCGGAACACTCGTTCAAGAAGGGCAGATCACTTCCATGGACGAAGTTATAGAGTCTGGTCTTCCTATCAGGGAATCTAAAATAATCGATATCCTGTTACCTGATCTTGAGGATGAGGTTCTTGATATCAACATGGTCCAGAGGATGACTGACTCCGGACGTCGTGTTAAGTTCAGAGCAACAGTCATTGTTGGTAACGGAAACGGATTTGTCGGTCTTGGACAGGCAAAGGATGTTCAGGTCGGACCTGCAATCAGGAAGGCCATCAGCAATGCAAAGATCAACATCATTAAGGTAAAGCGTGGATGCGGTTCATGGGAATGCGCATGCGGTCTTGAGCACACCGTACCTTCACAGGTACAGGGCAAGGCAGGCAGTGTTCTTGTTGAACTTAAACCAGCACCACGCGGACTTGGTCTTGCTGCAGGGGATACTGCAAGGAAAGTACTTGAGAAGGCAGGTATCAAGGATGTCTGGACAAGGACAGAAGGTACCACCAGGACAACCCTGAACTTCGCAAAAGCTACATTCAATGCACTTGAGAATACAGGTGTTGTAAGAATGCCTGCTAATCTGGAGAATAAGGAGGCATAA